Genomic segment of Panicum virgatum strain AP13 chromosome 2K, P.virgatum_v5, whole genome shotgun sequence:
GTATCTGCTCATACACGCACACTCACTCCACACACGCACACCAAACACACACCACTCGTATACAAATAGACCTAAACCGCTTCTTTTTTGAGATCACCGGAATCCACCGACTCCGTAGACAACGGGCAATCCCTTTATGGTTCCACGTGTGAGAGACATAAATACTAGGGAGTAACTGTTCATATGAACAGTACCCCCGGGTGAGACACACAGGTCCGATTCCAGGGATTTAACTCGGGCGGGTAACGCTCCCACCTGAGCGAGCTACCAACCGGACTAGTGCCTGTTCTCCCCGGTGTACACAAATCTATGTGATCCTGTGATAACAATTTAGACAATCTTTATTAGGTGTAAAATAAAAGGGATGAGCAACTTGTTTTTTGGAGTTCTCCAAAACTAAAAAAATGTGCATCCTTTATTGTTTACCCTAATTTATTTGTGTTAATTATTTCGGCGCTGTTTTTGTGCAAAATTGCATCATAAAAATTCTAACATTGTCGGTACCTcagaactggggtaccccctttTGCCGTGTCAAGGCTCGGCTAGTTGTcagtaactacgccctaaagagctgggcagccggacccctgggctccggctccatctcaccagaccaacggCACTGAACCCGCTTCCCTCTCGGGgcaggtccggtgtcgccacgtgtcccggtgAAGAAAGCCCTCGGGGCAAAGCGGCcggggggcccggacctcccacggggtcccggaccccatactatccggacccctcagtgGGGAGGAAACAGGCACCCCACccggggggggtccggagccgccacgtgtcacgcaggtggcggcacgcgcgcgcgcggccgcgacaCTTCCCCGGGAAggctcgcccacctaccgcattcaacaCGGTAAACGAAGGTGCGCTCTGCTGTagagcccgaggtgacttttgccAGGTTGTACTGTTGACCGCGCGTTTCCAAggcacacagtgcagccgctggtGCCACCCACGTCGTGTATGTCAGTCTACAatgccagttggacacgacggctcggtttCGCCCATTATAACGCCTGCACGGTAGCCTCGAcagactacgccgcaagctacactatctcaacgggcgcctcgccgatgggacaggagaagacccccctcggtcagggagtctacaggacgatgaaacgtatccggcaagagattctccatcactgtaaCCCATTAGTATCTATCTAGTatagtatacatccttgttgggcccacctgtcggggtccaacgcctgtgtacgcgtccttcttgctctataaaaggagacgcccgttagagaagagAGGGGGGCCCGAAAGAAGCCCgggctgggcagaggatagactcattcatactaagaacaatacaccacacagtggatgtagggtattacgctccggcggcccgaaccactctaaatctttgGAGTTCTTGTGTTCTAGCCCccgagctagatcggcctaatcgcttagtacttccccgagtaccccctcggggaataggcgggtgcgttccgccacccggctgtgggtaccccaaaagcccacgacaaaCATTTTTTATGATGCAAATTATAACGTGCATCAACTCAACTGAAACAAAAATAGCTCTTCCCCACGTGCCCTCGCGATACAGATGCACCAGCACAATGCAAGCAAACGAACCAGGCATCCTACAACTAACATACTCCAATCTACTAGTACATCACATCAAACATTAGGTCCACAACATATGTGTATCAGCTTGTACGAGCTGAAGATTCACTTATAAATCAAAGATTGGACATTGCTTTTTTTGTTTCAGTTGAGTTGATGCACGTCTTTGAGTGCATCTATGTGTGCCTGGTCAGTTGCCCCTTGCATATGTGCGTGTGCTGGTGCATCTTACTGCTGACATATTGCGATGGTTTACCATGGTGCGCGGAAAAAGAAACTGGAAATGCGCATGTATGATGCTATATTCAAAAGTTGTTCGATTGCATCACCAACGTGCTGGTGCATCTTACAATTTCCACACCAACGTGCATGGAAAAAGTGATGTGTCATTAACTACAGTTGTTCAATTACATTAAGAAGCACTAGTTAATTGGATGCAACCAGATAGCAACAATGCATATTGCATTTAACTTAATTTGGCACTGGTTCATTGCTCACTTGCACCTTGCTGGAATCGAGCATTGCACTTAAATCTGCGCATCATCACCCAAAACTCGCCACCTGCAGCAATCGGATCTGGCCTCTCCTTTGCAGAAGACGATGGATCTGTCTGGCCCAAGCTCGTCCACCCTGTCCATTACTTATTAGATCAATCAATAAAGGAAGAGAGAAGAATCGGAgaagaataaaaaaaaagagactagAAAAAAAGGATACGCGTGTTCCAGAACATCTCAAATGAAAGAGGATCTGGGTTAACATGTTCCTACGAACCTCCATTGATTCGACCGCTTGAATCCAATTTGGATTAGCCGCACTTGGCGAGCAGGTCATCCAATCAGCGAAATCGGCACCATTGCCGGCGGCAGGGTCGGCATAAGAGGCAGCGCCGTCGGAATCGGCCCATGCGGGCGTAGTGgtcgcacgccgcgccgccggctccctGCGAGCCACGCCGAgcgggcgaggaggctgttgcaGGAGCTGTTGCTGTCGCCACCGCCCGGCCCGACTGGCTGCATCAGGAGGTCGGGCCGGAAACGGACTTGCGCCGCGGCTTCGAGCGCCACGGCGCGGAcgtcgtcaagctcggcggtgaCCGGGTGGCGGAATTGGTGGACGAGGCCCGGGAAGTTGAGTCCGGTCTCGCGGCCGCGCAGGCGAAGCGCGGCGACGTCATGCGCCATCGTGGGCAACTTCGGGGGCCACAGCTCAACAGGCGTGGCGGCGAGCCCATCGGCGCCGGAGAAGGGGGGCGAGATCGGGGCGGTGGGGACCGGTACTCGGGGCaaacatgaacgcctgggagaTGAGAGCAGCTCCAGCGTGCGGGGCCAAGAGGGTGCTCCAAAGCATACCCCCAACATTCTGTGGTGCTCCACACTGCAGAGTGGGTGCTAGGAAGCATTCCCTTGGCTTTGAAAGCCTAGTTTTTCACCCAGTGCTCTAGATAGAatactaatttttttaaaactgTTGTTGCTGCCCAACATTGAATATTGTTTTTCCTTCACCTTGCCGTTACAAGTAGTCGTTGCTGCACTCCATGAACGTTGAGCACCGGAACGCCTGGCTACAAATATGCATACATCCAGTTCAAATTGGACCACTACCTTCTATAGGGAAAAAAAACAATGGATGATTCAACTCCAAATCCATTACAATGTTCAAACTCCTATCCTCAAGAGCAAGGAGATCCAAGCAATAGACCCACTACAGGATACCAGCAACCACCGTTTGCAAATTTTCCTCCTCAATTCAATCCAAAGCTTCAACCTCAGTTTCCTCAAAACTTTAGTCCATATGGCATGCCTCCAAACTACCACCCATATGGAGGGTTTCATCCTGGTATTCCATATGAAACCAACTTTAGCTTTCCTCCTGCTGGAATGTTTGGAAGAGGAGCTGCAATTGAAGGTGTTTGGTCTTCATCACCAGTTGAGTCCATGGCTTATAGCCATGGTGATGTTGGGTCAGGTCCGGCATCACCGATATCTCCTGTACAACATAATAATATAAATGCAGATATCAGCAATCAAGAAGTCTGGAGTGATACTAGTGAAGGTGAAGAAAAGAAGTCTGGTCGTATGCATTGGAGTGAGGAAGAGGATCTCAAACTGGTTAGTGCTTGGTTGCATCATTCTGTGGATCCAGTGAAGGGGAATTCACAAAAGGGTGAAAGCTTTTGGAAGAATATTGTGGCAGAATTCAATAGCAATGTCAGACCTGAAAGAAGAAGAACAGTTGCACAATGCAAAACCCACTGCACCAAGATAAATAAGCTCGGAAGCCCGGTCCTTCTTTTGATTTTTAAATCATATATTGTGGGCCCGTAGCTCCGTATTTTGGAACCCCAGCTCAGCGTATACTAAAAAAAATACCTACTAAACCAACAGCCCTTTCGCACATCTCGATGACCGACTGCTGCAGGCGGCAACCACCATCGACCGTCCGTATAACCGGCGGAACGGCGCCGGGCGGCTCATTTTAATTTCCGATAAATTTGCTAATGGTAAAATCGCCGCAGCGGCGTGAGATGCGCAATCCTTGCGGCGTACGGCCGAATAATTGGAGCTCTGAATTTGATGTGTGACTAGACATGATAGCAGCAGCTCCCATCCAGGGGCGGAGCTATGTTGAGCTCCGTGGGTGCCCATGCACCCACACCAAAATACAAGTTCAGTGTTAATCAATAAATTTTCACCATAGAAATAATAGGACAAGCAGCAAATCCATGGATAGTGCACCCCCCTCCATTCagctctagcttcgcccctgctcCCATCTGGCCGTGGCCAGCCAGCCCAGCaggcgcccggccggccggccaccaccgcgacTGTTCCAAGTCCACCGGCCGGGCCGGGCTTCGTCTcgatcagcggcggcggcggcagcagcagctctgCGTACCTGACGGTCATGTCTCTGCCGGTGTGTATGCCGCCATGGACGACACTGTAAATGCCCCCCATCTCACACACCCATAGCATCGCCATGAATAGTAGCACACCACGTATGCATACGAGCTTGGAGCGTAGAAATTAAAGCTGGATCTGAAATTCTGAATACGTATATACAGTATACTAGTATAGAGGGAATCTTTATTTGGAGAGTGATCAGTATTGGATTCCCTGCAGGAGCCCGCTCTATAGCCTATCTAGCAGTTACGCTCCCCTGCACTGTGGGAGCTTACACTCACTTTGTTCTGGGATGGCGCTCTTGATCAGCAACCAAGCTTCGCAGCGTAGCTCAGCAACAAGCCACTGAACAGTGGGCTCTGCTACGTAGCTGCCGGCCGGTGCAGCTACCACGCTACCACGATCGATGCTGCCAAAGCCCGGCCGGTAAGATCCGCTCCCCTCCACGTTTTTACTGCTGCCACGGCCACCGCTGTGGGCCTCCTGCCGCGGTTTTTTTTTCCTGCCGCGAATGATGTGGGTCGGagacgggccggccggccgggcgcgggcgcagAAGATAGATGGCCGCAGCAGCTTCCAGCTGGGGGCCACTGCACGCCGGCATGCATGCCGCCCCCCTGTACGGCGGCGAGCCCTGCTTTGGCTGCCCGGGCTCAGGCAGGCACGGCAGCGGCTGTCGCTCGAGCAGTCGAGATCGCGCGGCGCAGGCACACGATCCCCATCCCAGACGGTAAAATTTGAACTCGATTGATCGACTGGGCTGCTCCGACCCCCCGCCGGGTCGTCCTCCGTTGGCGGTTACAAGTGTCCATGGTGCTCCGGACTGTAGAGCTCTGTTCATTGTTGCAGTAGTTCTTCTTACCGTGTCAGGGGAGGCATTGAAGCAACTCGTGAACTCCTAGTGTTCATATATATgactctctctcctttttcctttttcttttttgcttcaGCTGAAATTTGTTATCCGATGcattttttttcgcgaccgtgcctgagcacgtttttcattaagagatcCGATGCATATACTTAGGCGCCTTAATACTGAGTCCACTCTTTTTTTACTTGATGTTCGGGATTCAACAAAGATTGAAGTACAGTAAAATCGCAACTGCATTCTTGTGCAAGATTTACACACACCATTCCCATTTATCCAACTACAAACTACTCCTATCACGCAACATTTGTGGGGGAAAACAGTATGCATACTTTAGTATGTCACTTTTTTTTTATTAGATCTAGTAATACACTAATACTAGCTACAAAATACAGTACCTGCGGATTTAAGGACTGCAGTATCTGTACCAAATAAGCACTACAGTTGTAGTCCTCCTCCATGCGTGCAGTGTCTTCCTTCTCTGCTTTTTAACGTAGCCATACTTCTGGAACCAAAGCGAACTTGTCTTTACTAAGCGCAGGTACTATTCATGTCCCATGTTTGATAAGTTCAACAAGCACGCATGATATCTAAGGATATCCAAAGAGGTGTGCTCTGAATGGTGGTGCATAGTTGTCAAACTCGAGTAGATGGATCGGAGCAGTATGGACATCATATCATGGACGACTCGACGGGTGTGATGGTAGGGCATGGACGGGGAGCAAAGGCTAGTGGGTGGGTTTTTCTACTCGTCCCTCACACTCCCTCTTGCTGTAATTTGCTTTCCTATCACTTTTTTCCAGGGAAGCGTGTATATGAGTTTGGGAGCAAatccttcaaaaaaaagaagagtttGGGAGCAAATTGATCGCAGCCTCTTTACACAAACAAAAGGATAATTGTTTTCTAAAgaagtatttttcttttttgtagaATTCGAATTCTCGAACAAACACGCGAAAGAGGGGGAACAAGTTGAACAAGGAGTTGCTTCCAAAAAAACAAGTTGAACAAGGGGTACTGATTCGTTGGGCCCCACATGCTCCTCTCCTCCCACATCCCCTTCGCTCTCCACTCGACCTGGCCGCACCACACGTGTCACAGCAGCACACTACCACAAGCAATTTTGGGCCAAACGGGATGAACGTGGTGCTCCCACTCGATGGCTCAATCACCCTCCACTGAGCACTCACACTGTCACAcaaccaaaaagaaaaagaagatcaatcACCCTTAATCCCCGCTCCGTCACCCTTGATTGCCGATCCCAAGACGCTCACGGCGACTAAACAACTGTCACCACCACAACCATCATTCATCAGCCCGTCCACCCAACCCGTCGAGACCAGACGACAGGAAACTGGAAAATGAGCAAGAGGAGGCACCCGCATGCCTGTCCCTTTCACAGAAAACACTGGGAAGAAGCAGCGCGCGGGCACGCCGTTCCCGGCAGCCGACATGTCAATCCCGGCCGGGCGCCCTGACGCGGGTCACCCATCACCTCACCCCATCCCACTAGAACCGGTCGCGCGCAGGCCTCCAGGTCTCGTATTTCCCGGAGATTCTCGCCTGAGCCTGACGCAGCCaccgccatccatccatccGTCCACCGGCCGATCGCGATgtgatcgggggggggggggggggggggggggcttcggCTCTGCACTtctgcaggcagcagcagcacgccgcgcgcgccgacACGCACAAGCGACACAAGATTAAGTGCGGGAGCGAGAGAGGACATCACCTTATTCCTCCGCCCACTACGCTCTTGCCAGAGCATAGTAGTTTAAGGGCCTCATCTGCAATGAAGAGCCCGGATGCCCCCAGTCTGCAGCGGGTATGCTCCGTGCAGGACGCCCGATCTCGTACCTTGATTAGGCGCAGCTGGGCCAATCAATACTCAGTGTCTGCTCTCGCTTCTCGGCACAATCGGACAAGCAAAAACCACCAGGCATATCAGTTGGCTCAACACGCCGGAGTCCAGACAGAGACGACGAAGTATCCTGCTTCACATTGAAATGGTGTTTTGCCTGATATATAATACCATATTTCCATCCGCAAAACGGGTCCAGTTTCAGTTTTGATCACCTTTCGTAAACAGCAGATCGGTTAGTGCTGATTCTATCAAAATGGAAAACAGCTCTGAACACCTCTCGCTCGCACCTTTCGTTGTCTACCGCCGCGAGTTAGTATCATGTAAGGGAGGAAATATAGGGTGTATAAGCCCTAGACCATGTACTGCATTGCCACCTGCATCAGCATGGTGTGGGGTATGCTCAGCGTCGCAATGCCCCGCCTGCAGTTCTTCCTCAAGAAGGCGTAGAAGTAGTTGATCACCAGCTTCTTGAGGAAGAACGACTCCTTCCGGGCCCTGATGTCACCGTGCCCTAGAAGGTACACCACGCCTGATTCCTTCGCCTTGTGGATGAAAGAGAGCTCGTTGTCCAGGCTGCGCCTCCCATCCATTGCCTCGTCAAGAGATCCGTCAAACGACGCACTTGATCCCAGGGCTGAGTTGACAGCGCCTGCAGACTCAGCAAGGGGAACCCCGAGCGAGTAGATGCTACCGTTGGAGCCAACAAGGACTCTTGATGATGAAGATGCAATCTCCTCTTCAGAGTCTGTGTCGTCATTATGATCGCTCTCCAGAGAGCGTTCCTGGGCCTCTCGGCGTATGAACTTCTCAAGGCTTTCTATCAGAAGCTGTTCAAACGCTTGCGGGTTCTCCTTGCGTACATCCTTGTACCCATACCTGTAGTCATGAATCATTAACATCCAAGCCAACAATCAATAACTAAACAGTGATCATAATGATCATATAACTATATAAGATTTTGGTGTCTGCAGGAACATGATAGACTGTaccttactccctccgtcccccCCCAAAAATAGTCATCATATGAATTCTAGGACAaattaacaagaaggtaaaacgACCATGTTTTCCCCTCTTTATTAcccatatttggcactaattgattcttgtatgcacatgcactttccaaatagggtaagatgacttgttttttgggataaattttgaatcctagaatgactaattttttgggacggagggagtaacccTTAAAAGGCAAAGGTAAGACTGAGGAACACAGTACCCAAGGAAATGAATGAGACATTCAATGTCGCTGAACCTGCATCATCGAGGGCAGAAAACATTGTGCAAGTTGTTTGCAGTGTAATTTGGCAGGTTTATTTATTTAATCAGAGAAATCATTTAGGTGTTGCGTGGATCAATTTAATGCAGCAACACAAGTTAAGAACAGACCTCCAATTACCAGCCACGGACCACCTAATGTCAGTGATTAAAAGAGAAGCACGTTGATTCACTATGGTATAAATCCTAACTCGTCAATCAACAATTTTGAGGGATAAGTGAATCACATTCACACCGCCCAAAAGAGCACTGCCTGTGGCCCTGCCTACACAAGTAATAATGCTGGCAGACTAATCACTGAGTTACCGACACACCCAGTGGCTTTCTAGTAGATTCTAAATCCAGGGGCATCAGGCATTACATGAAACACAAACAGAGAGTGGCCATGGTATCAAACATGTGCAGATGCAAAGTAGTCTCAAAGTTCCAATGGATCATAGCAACAAACTTCAATACCAACTTAATTTTGGAGGCAAACATTGTTTACATTTTTTTATTAACTCAGAAAATGCGAGTTCGTACCTAGCAATGCAGCGGAACATATGGTAATTCTTTGGGCAGACCCGGCGAAAGAGAAACCTCTCATTTTGAGGCACAACTGGAACTGGAACCCATTTGATGCAGACAAAAATAATCATTGAATGCATGGCTGGCAGTGTGGTGAGAAAGTGACCAAAGATTGCAGGAACCCCCCTGACCAGTTCATTATAAAGCAATCCAATTCCAGGTGCTCTAACTGTACCGAGATTGCAGCCTAGCTGCATCAACAAATCCATTGAAAGCTTTTGCTTGACCTCAGTTTCGTACTTCAATTTAATACCATAGTTCCAAATGAACATTACCAAATACAGTACAGCTGCAAATACCAAAAGAACCCAACTTCCATCTGCTGCACTTCCCAAAactgaagaaaagaaaaataactccAGCCCCAGGAAGAGGGTGAGAAAGCATAGAACGACAATGATGTTCACCTGCCATATCAAAAGCATTATAATGGTTACCAGGACTGTTGTCATCATCATGACCCCAAGTTCTGCTATGCCTGCAATCAAGATCAAGCATTAGAAAGATTCTACGGCAAGTAGTGATTGAGCTGGAGAAATAAGGTAATTTAGCGGCAAGGTCATCATGTTAAAAAAAGTGGATCAATAAATACTGAGGTTAGAGTGGAAGAAAACAATCGCATACATAATATGACAATGCTTGATATAGGATATTTTTTTCTTAAGAATTGTTGAAATTGTACACTTTCCTTCCAAGCATATTGATAGGATAGCAATTAGATATTGGAGTAATGGAGACAAAAGCACCACCTATTCTATTTAGGGGCTATAGTGGGAACCAGATGCTGATAAGTGATAACATTCATTTTTTAGTCGATCACTACTTTCATCAAACAGCTATAATTTCTACAAGATAGACTCATGTTCAGCAGATTCAGTGCAGCAAATCTCAAGACTATAGGCAATACAGAAAACAATAAGATGTGGAGTACTGACATAGCTGAAAGCATATACAACAAGGGATTGAACTTCATGTATACTCCCTTCGTTTTTATTTAGATGTCAAACTTGACTAAATTTGAcaaagtctatagaaaaatatagcaacaactatactATCCATTATCCAAAATATGCACTATCAACATATACTTCATGGTGGGTCAAAAAAAACATATACTTCATGGtggattcaatgaaacaaatttggtattgtaaatgttattatttcttTCTAAATGTTTGGTCAAAGTTTCcaaagtttgacttaggacacctaatacgacatgtaaataaaaacagagggggtaccattttatcccctatttGGCCATGCTCATTTGTATCAATTTAAATTCTTCTCTTTACTTCTTTGTATACTCAAATTAACTTATCAAATCCACACTTGATCATGATATAATGATCATAATCAAGTGATGGCTTCTAGATCATCATTACATAATATCAAAAATTAGGAGCAGTTTATACATGCAGAGAAAACTATATAGCAGAAAAAAGAAGGGCGTCAGGATGGATAGTACGTTAGGGCCGAATCCAGAAAATAGAGATGAAGATAGGTAAAATAAATTGCAATGAGAACACGCTGACAATATCGTTTAAGACTCATATCACGTACCATATGCATTGCCAATCTCATTTATGCTCCCAAATACTGTAACAAATGCTAGACAAGAAACCAGCAAGAACCAGTTCATCACCGGAATGTATATTTGGCCCATGAACTTTCTAGAGGTGTGAATAATCTTGAGGCGTGGAAAACAGCCAAGAGCTGTTGCCTGCTTTATGGTTGAGAAAATAGCAGTTGCCATTGCACGACTAGCAATTAGTGCAGCCAAAGTAGCTATGAATACAACTGGCCAAAATGCCTGACCTGCAACATGGATTGAAAATATATATCAGAAAGGAGCCAGAATGACAGGAACCAGTAAAACAAAGGTTGACTTCATTACGGCATGAGAATTTTATTTCAGCAAAGTGCAACAATACATAACAAATCAGACAAACCAGTTTGCCTTACTTGGAATGGACAAAAAGAAGACCTGCTGACTTTGAGTTAAGTTCTCCATAAGAAATGCAGCTTGCCCTAGATATCCCAGTAAAAGGCATGGAAGAACAAGAAACACAAAGGTAAGCTGCAAGATATGAGCAATGTTAAGTTCCCATCGACTATTTGCCTATTTCGAAGGAGCATCGTTGAGCCCTAAACAGTAGGGAGGGGAAATACCTGAACAGATCTAACAGAGAAGTAGCATAAATCAGCAAACATCGCCTCTGATCCTGTAAAAATATTAACCATGTCAATGTCTTACAATATAAATATTTCACCTTTACTACGCTCATCATTACAgtagtttttatgaatcttttaAGAGAAAATGTTGTTAAATTTCAATGCCAATTGAGTTAATATGATCAGTTATTAATTTGAACTTTTGGATTATGTGTTTCCTTTGGACGATACGATGGGTCATGGTCAATCATTTGCTTCACTGCTTCCAACTATGCTAGCAGCAGAATCAGGTATTGGACTACCGAATTTCATTATCAATTTATGAGGGGCTATCTGTCAAATACAAATATAATCCCTTCAAGATTAGCATAACTCATGAGTATATAAAGTTCTGTTCTCCTTTTGTATTCATGACTCATGAGTATATTAAAAACAGAATTGAGCAATGTAGTCAAAACACCTACCTGTTGCACATAAAAGACAGCCTCCAAGGGACATCCAAGCTTTAGTGGGATTTCTTTCAAAATAGTAGTAGATATACAGAGGATTGAATGCATGTAATACTTGTGAACCATATATTCTGATGTTATAAATTCCTATCCCAGCGAGGCAGCAAAACCATATGAACAAGGCAGGCCCAACAGCAAGCCCCACTTTGCTTGTTCCGAACCGCTGTAGACTGAAGAGAACAATAAGAAAAGCAACAGTGATCATGACCACTTCACCTGTCAAAAGTTTATAATAATTGGTGAGATTTGTGCATGACAAAACATCAATAcaaaatagatttttttttcttcaccaTATATTGTCAAAAGTGAATAAATAGTTTGGCATCACCTTCATTAACACTAGATATTCCAACCTTCAAGCCATTAACAGCAGACATAACTGCAGATTTTAACATGAGAAATAAATTAGAGTTATTTCTAAGTGAGGAGAAAAACTGCTAGAGTATCACATTACTAAGAAAGCAAATGTGCTGATCACTGAACTAGGTGAAGAGAAAAAATACAATGAACAATGCAGCAGAAAGACATGAACCTGACATTGCCGGTGTGACAACACCATCTGCTATCGCCATTGAAGTACCAAATAAAACAAGCATCAACAGCAGCTTCTTTAGCATAGATGAAGTCTCAAGGCGCTCCTTGATCTTCAAGGACCTCTCGAGCTCCACTGAAGGCACCTTCAGATTGAAACTTGAT
This window contains:
- the LOC120689148 gene encoding probable potassium transporter 14 isoform X1, whose product is MESGSGGGRRLRKTESAEMRWVVPGGACEEDEIESSDDGGADTPAAASGSRGGGGSDDDDDGYEEDEMLRQRLVRTGPRADSFDVEALDVPGVYRHQEFTMGRSIVLTLQTLGVVFGDVGTSPLYTFDVMFNKYPITAKEDVLGALSLVIYTLILIPFLKYTLIVLWGNDDGEGGTFALYSLICRNAKASLLPNQLPSDTRISSFNLKVPSVELERSLKIKERLETSSMLKKLLLMLVLFGTSMAIADGVVTPAMSVMSAVNGLKVGISSVNEGEVVMITVAFLIVLFSLQRFGTSKVGLAVGPALFIWFCCLAGIGIYNIRIYGSQVLHAFNPLYIYYYFERNPTKAWMSLGGCLLCATGSEAMFADLCYFSVRSVQLTFVFLVLPCLLLGYLGQAAFLMENLTQSQQVFFLSIPSQAFWPVVFIATLAALIASRAMATAIFSTIKQATALGCFPRLKIIHTSRKFMGQIYIPVMNWFLLVSCLAFVTVFGSINEIGNAYGIAELGVMMMTTVLVTIIMLLIWQVNIIVVLCFLTLFLGLELFFFSSVLGSAADGSWVLLVFAAVLYLVMFIWNYGIKLKYETEVKQKLSMDLLMQLGCNLGTVRAPGIGLLYNELVRGVPAIFGHFLTTLPAMHSMIIFVCIKWVPVPVVPQNERFLFRRVCPKNYHMFRCIARYGYKDVRKENPQAFEQLLIESLEKFIRREAQERSLESDHNDDTDSEEEIASSSSRVLVGSNGSIYSLGVPLAESAGAVNSALGSSASFDGSLDEAMDGRRSLDNELSFIHKAKESGVVYLLGHGDIRARKESFFLKKLVINYFYAFLRKNCRRGIATLSIPHTMLMQVAMQYMV
- the LOC120689148 gene encoding probable potassium transporter 14 isoform X2, giving the protein MESGSGGGRRLRKTESAEMRWVVPGGACEEDEIESSDDGGADTPAAASGSRGGGGSDDDDDGYEEDEMLRQRLVRTGPRADSFDVEALDVPGVYRHQEFTMGRSIVLTLQTLGVVFGDVGTSPLYTFDVMFNKYPITAKEDVLGALSLVIYTLILIPFLKYTLIVLWGNDDGEGGTFALYSLICRNAKASLLPNQLPSDTRISSFNLKVPSVELERSLKIKERLETSSMLKKLLLMLVLFGTSMAIADGVVTPAMSVMSAVNGLKVGISSVNEGEVVMITVAFLIVLFSLQRFGTSKVGLAVGPALFIWFCCLAGIGIYNIRIYGSQVLHAFNPLYIYYYFERNPTKAWMSLGGCLLCATGSEAMFADLCYFSVRSVQLTFVFLVLPCLLLGYLGQAAFLMENLTQSQQVFFLSIPSQAFWPVVFIATLAALIASRAMATAIFSTIKQATALGCFPRLKIIHTSRKFMGQIYIPVMNWFLLVSCLAFVTVFGSINEIGNAYGIAELGVMMMTTVLVTIIMLLIWQVWVQGCTQGEPASV